A stretch of the Streptococcus himalayensis genome encodes the following:
- a CDS encoding YeiH family protein, which yields MKVRNAAILPGFLLSVAVAVLAKLLASLLPSIGAASIAICIGIILGNTICKNERFEKGTKFSESKLLEFSVALLGLTVTFQTIGRLGWSGLSYILLMMTSVIIFAYLVGRRLGFTEEMSLMIAGGNAVCGSSAIGAIAPAIHGQDRDKGQAIVLINLLGTILMFVLPLLGVQVLGFSDLENSALTGGVLQSVGQVVASSSLINPTVTQYAMLFKITRILFLVAVVVLFETFINRKRTSQVSSDEGGTNRLASLPWYILVFLALCCANSFVALPSFLGSGSTFVSSWFEITALAAIGLRLDLKKFLQEGSKFLWYMGLIGAFQMILAISLIFLLSIG from the coding sequence ATGAAAGTTAGAAATGCCGCTATTTTACCAGGTTTTTTGCTGTCTGTTGCAGTTGCGGTACTCGCTAAGTTGTTAGCATCTTTGTTGCCTAGTATTGGAGCTGCTAGCATAGCGATTTGCATTGGAATTATCTTGGGAAATACAATTTGTAAGAATGAAAGATTTGAAAAAGGAACGAAATTTTCAGAAAGTAAGCTCTTAGAGTTTTCGGTCGCACTCTTGGGGTTGACCGTCACCTTTCAAACTATAGGTCGCTTGGGATGGTCAGGCTTGTCTTATATTTTGCTAATGATGACAAGTGTCATTATTTTTGCCTATTTAGTCGGGCGCAGGCTTGGATTTACAGAGGAAATGTCTCTGATGATTGCAGGTGGTAATGCGGTATGCGGGTCTTCAGCCATTGGAGCGATTGCTCCAGCCATTCACGGACAAGATAGGGATAAGGGTCAGGCAATTGTCTTGATCAACCTTCTAGGGACTATTTTAATGTTTGTGCTTCCTTTGCTGGGAGTGCAGGTCTTAGGATTTTCAGATTTAGAAAATAGTGCTCTGACAGGAGGTGTTCTGCAATCAGTGGGGCAAGTCGTAGCATCAAGCAGCCTCATCAATCCAACGGTCACCCAGTATGCGATGCTCTTTAAAATTACGCGCATCCTCTTTTTGGTTGCTGTGGTTGTCTTATTTGAAACCTTTATAAATCGGAAAAGGACGAGTCAAGTTTCTAGCGATGAAGGAGGAACAAACAGATTAGCAAGTTTACCTTGGTATATTTTGGTCTTTTTGGCTCTGTGTTGTGCCAATAGTTTTGTAGCTTTACCGAGTTTTCTCGGATCAGGTTCCACATTTGTTAGTTCTTGGTTTGAAATAACAGCCCTTGCAGCAATTGGGCTCCGATTGGATTTAAAAAAATTCCTCCAAGAAGGTTCCAAATTTTTGTGGTATATGGGATTGATTGGTGCCTTTCAAATGATTCTGGCAATCAGCTTGATTTTCCTACTTTCTATTGGGTAA
- the eno gene encoding surface-displayed alpha-enolase encodes MSIITDVYAREVLDSRGNPTLEVEVYTESGAFGRGMVPSGASTGEHEAVELRDGDKSRYLGLGTQKAVDNVNNIIAEAIIGYDVRDQQAIDRAMIALDGTPNKGKLGANAILGVSIAVARAAADYLEIPLYSYLGGFNTKVLPTPMMNIINGGSHSDAPIAFQEFMIVPAGAPSFKEALRWGAEIFHALKKILKSRGLETAVGDEGGFAPRFEGTEDGVETILSAIEAAGYVPGKDVFIGFDCASSEFYDKERKVYDYTKFEGEGAAVRTSAEQIDYLEELVNKYPIITIEDGMDENDWDGWKALTERLGGKVQLVGDDFFVTNTAYLEKGIEEGAANSILIKVNQIGTLTETFDAIEMAKEAGYTAVVSHRSGETEDSTIADIAVATNAGQIKTGSLSRTDRIAKYNQLLRIEDQLGEVAEYRGLKSFYNLKK; translated from the coding sequence ATGTCAATTATTACTGATGTTTACGCTCGCGAAGTCCTAGACTCACGCGGTAACCCAACACTTGAAGTAGAAGTTTATACTGAATCAGGAGCATTCGGTCGCGGTATGGTTCCATCAGGAGCTTCTACTGGTGAGCACGAAGCAGTAGAACTTCGTGACGGAGACAAATCTCGTTACCTTGGTCTAGGTACACAAAAAGCAGTTGATAATGTAAACAACATTATCGCTGAAGCGATTATCGGCTACGATGTCCGCGACCAACAAGCAATCGACCGTGCAATGATCGCTCTTGACGGTACTCCAAACAAAGGTAAATTGGGTGCAAACGCAATCCTTGGTGTATCTATCGCTGTAGCACGTGCGGCTGCTGACTACCTTGAAATCCCACTTTACAGCTACCTTGGTGGATTTAATACAAAAGTTCTTCCAACTCCAATGATGAACATCATCAACGGTGGATCTCACTCAGATGCTCCAATTGCTTTCCAAGAATTCATGATTGTACCTGCTGGTGCACCATCATTCAAAGAAGCACTTCGTTGGGGAGCTGAAATCTTCCATGCTTTGAAGAAAATCCTTAAATCTCGTGGTCTTGAAACTGCTGTAGGTGACGAAGGTGGATTTGCACCACGCTTTGAAGGAACTGAAGACGGAGTAGAAACAATCCTTTCTGCGATTGAAGCAGCTGGATATGTGCCAGGTAAAGACGTATTTATCGGATTTGACTGTGCATCATCAGAATTCTACGATAAAGAACGCAAAGTCTATGACTACACTAAATTTGAAGGTGAAGGAGCTGCTGTACGTACTTCTGCAGAGCAAATCGATTACCTTGAAGAATTGGTAAACAAATACCCAATCATCACAATCGAAGATGGTATGGACGAAAACGACTGGGACGGTTGGAAAGCTCTTACTGAACGTCTTGGTGGAAAAGTTCAATTGGTTGGAGATGACTTCTTCGTAACTAATACTGCTTACCTTGAAAAAGGTATTGAAGAAGGAGCAGCTAACTCAATCCTTATCAAAGTTAACCAAATCGGTACTCTTACTGAAACATTTGACGCTATCGAAATGGCAAAAGAAGCTGGATACACTGCAGTCGTATCACACCGTTCAGGTGAAACAGAAGATTCAACAATTGCTGACATCGCAGTTGCAACAAATGCTGGTCAAATTAAGACAGGTTCATTGTCACGTACTGACCGTATTGCGAAATACAACCAATTGCTTCGTATCGAAGATCAACTTGGTGAAGTTGCAGAATACCGCGGTTTGAAATCTTTCTACAATCTTAAAAAATAA
- a CDS encoding type I toxin-antitoxin system Fst family toxin, which translates to MDTFTTFLVTVSSGIVIVLFEYWLNNRDK; encoded by the coding sequence ATGGATACCTTCACTACATTTCTTGTCACTGTATCAAGCGGTATTGTTATTGTACTGTTTGAATATTGGTTGAATAATCGTGACAAGTAG
- a CDS encoding tyrosine-type recombinase/integrase: MNIKDKIKKNGQKVYYASVYLGVDQLTGKKARTTVTATTKKGVKTKARDVINAFAANGYTVKDKPTITTYKELVKVWWDSYKNTVKPNTRQSMEGLVRVHLLPVFGDYKLSKLTTPIIQHQVNKWADKANTEQKGAFTNYSLLHNMNKRILKYGVSLQVIPHNPANDVIVPRKRQKEKTTVKYLGNKELKQFLDYLDTLDQSNYENLFDVVLYKTLLATGCRISEALALEWSDIDLDNGIISINKTLNRYQEINSPKSSAGYRDIPIDNATLLMLKQYKNRQQVQSWQLGRSETVVFSVFTEKYAYSCNLRRRLDKHFKAAGVTNVSFHGFRHTHTTMMLYAQASPKDVQYRLGHSSLMMTENVYWHTNQENAKKAVSNYETAINSL, translated from the coding sequence ATGAATATCAAAGACAAAATCAAAAAGAACGGTCAAAAGGTTTACTATGCTAGTGTTTATCTAGGCGTTGACCAGCTAACGGGCAAGAAAGCCCGTACAACTGTTACAGCCACCACTAAAAAAGGGGTTAAGACAAAAGCAAGGGATGTAATCAATGCTTTTGCTGCTAACGGCTATACAGTTAAAGACAAGCCAACTATAACCACATACAAAGAGCTTGTAAAAGTTTGGTGGGATAGTTACAAAAATACAGTTAAGCCAAATACTCGCCAATCTATGGAGGGATTGGTTAGGGTTCATCTATTGCCTGTATTTGGCGATTACAAGCTATCTAAACTCACTACGCCTATTATCCAACACCAAGTAAACAAATGGGCTGACAAGGCTAATACTGAGCAAAAAGGAGCGTTTACTAACTACTCCTTGCTCCACAACATGAATAAGCGTATTTTGAAATACGGTGTATCTCTGCAGGTTATACCACACAATCCGGCCAATGATGTTATCGTACCACGTAAGCGGCAAAAAGAAAAAACCACTGTAAAATACCTAGGCAACAAAGAACTAAAACAATTTCTTGATTACCTCGATACACTGGATCAATCAAACTATGAAAATCTCTTTGATGTCGTCTTATATAAGACGTTGCTTGCTACTGGATGCCGTATTAGTGAAGCTCTAGCTCTTGAATGGTCTGATATTGACCTAGACAACGGCATTATTAGCATCAACAAGACGCTAAACCGATATCAAGAGATAAACTCGCCTAAATCAAGTGCTGGTTACCGAGATATACCAATAGATAATGCCACGTTACTCATGCTCAAGCAATACAAAAACCGCCAACAAGTGCAATCATGGCAACTAGGGCGGTCTGAAACAGTTGTCTTTTCTGTATTTACAGAAAAATATGCCTATTCTTGTAATTTGAGAAGACGACTAGATAAGCATTTTAAGGCTGCTGGCGTGACTAACGTATCATTCCATGGTTTCCGTCACACACATACAACTATGATGCTCTACGCTCAAGCTAGCCCTAAAGATGTACAATACAGATTAGGACACTCTAGCTTGATGATGACGGAGAATGTTTATTGGCATACGAACCAAGAAAATGCAAAAAAAGCTGTCTCAAATTATGAAACAGCAATCAATAGTTTATAA
- a CDS encoding helix-turn-helix transcriptional regulator, with amino-acid sequence MNRLKELRKEKGITQQELADKIGVTKLSVSNWENGKHDIKSDKAQTLADYFGVSVGNLLGFIHTDNEDAIIANKKELQEEQEILDIGREIAKLYLRDKTLDEFENMIHEQMKFKTVNTIDENGLFSSVNSEYIVHERIKHIYYLLGIAGREFEELILSWSLIGYDEQMNILNHLRLAIDKQK; translated from the coding sequence ATGAATAGATTGAAAGAATTACGCAAAGAAAAAGGCATAACTCAACAAGAATTAGCCGATAAAATTGGAGTAACTAAACTATCTGTATCTAATTGGGAGAACGGAAAGCATGACATCAAATCCGACAAAGCCCAAACGCTGGCGGATTATTTTGGGGTGAGTGTAGGGAATTTGTTGGGTTTTATCCATACAGATAACGAAGATGCAATAATAGCTAATAAAAAAGAATTGCAAGAAGAGCAAGAAATTCTTGATATAGGTCGGGAAATAGCAAAGTTATATTTGAGAGATAAAACTTTAGATGAATTTGAAAATATGATTCATGAACAAATGAAATTTAAAACAGTTAATACGATAGATGAAAATGGTCTTTTTTCTTCTGTAAACTCCGAATATATCGTACACGAACGTATAAAACACATATATTATTTATTAGGTATAGCAGGTAGAGAATTCGAAGAACTTATTTTATCGTGGTCTCTAATTGGATACGATGAACAAATGAACATTCTTAATCATCTACGTTTAGCAATAGACAAACAAAAATAA
- a CDS encoding helix-turn-helix domain-containing protein — translation MLITEEMAERVRVKRAIDRITAKALAEKLGITHVTLAKVENGDYDAPRRIYQSVMEWLTEDL, via the coding sequence ATGCTGATTACAGAAGAAATGGCGGAGCGTGTACGGGTCAAGCGAGCGATTGACCGCATTACAGCTAAGGCACTTGCCGAAAAGCTGGGAATTACTCACGTTACGCTTGCAAAAGTGGAGAACGGCGACTATGACGCACCACGGCGGATCTATCAGTCGGTTATGGAATGGCTGACAGAAGACCTGTAA
- a CDS encoding Rha family transcriptional regulator, which yields MEQYLNAISPDGTVRSVQLAELFDKTHEELLQDIEKVKQYFLEPTKEKDIEFSFEFQDYYFLDDEQENMVVYKISKEGFFFLVGQSKLNKKKVFKLMLAFDIKNKQIIEENKKVFGF from the coding sequence ATGGAACAATATTTAAATGCAATCAGTCCAGACGGGACAGTTAGAAGCGTACAACTTGCAGAGCTTTTTGATAAAACCCATGAAGAACTGTTGCAAGACATTGAGAAGGTAAAACAATATTTTTTAGAGCCGACAAAAGAAAAAGATATAGAATTTTCTTTTGAATTTCAAGACTACTATTTTTTAGATGATGAGCAAGAAAATATGGTTGTCTATAAGATTTCTAAAGAAGGATTTTTCTTCTTGGTTGGACAAAGTAAATTAAACAAGAAAAAAGTCTTTAAATTAATGTTGGCTTTTGATATTAAAAACAAGCAGATCATCGAAGAGAACAAAAAGGTATTTGGATTTTAA
- a CDS encoding Rha family transcriptional regulator: MDLGIILKNNNLVVDSLTVAEVFNKEHKRVLQDIRKKIDEIGQSGGHNFVPTDIEVKTYFWEDSYIYIQGRNRPIYYMTQKGCTYLVMGYTGKLANQYKLAYIEQFEQMKQALEDQAIPYLENPTPDQLVEIIRERLSRAEIIIQPKDDELGRDYFAIGIYGLLRYYGHDKSITYPYIRSIRPKVMDIGLAEFEEIVNYCAVKDKLKLAYVRATLENWQPSEVEQLRPPIFGIAGLLTV, encoded by the coding sequence ATGGATTTAGGAATTATTTTGAAAAATAACAATTTGGTTGTCGATAGTTTGACAGTAGCGGAAGTGTTCAATAAAGAGCATAAACGAGTATTGCAGGATATAAGAAAAAAGATAGATGAGATTGGACAATCTGGTGGGCACAATTTCGTGCCCACCGATATTGAGGTAAAAACTTACTTTTGGGAAGATAGTTATATATATATTCAAGGTAGAAATAGACCTATTTATTATATGACCCAAAAAGGTTGTACTTACTTAGTTATGGGATATACAGGAAAACTAGCTAATCAGTATAAACTTGCCTACATCGAGCAATTCGAGCAGATGAAGCAGGCTCTTGAAGATCAAGCCATCCCGTATCTAGAAAACCCAACCCCAGACCAGCTAGTCGAGATTATCCGTGAGCGATTATCACGTGCTGAAATCATCATCCAACCCAAAGATGACGAGCTAGGCCGTGACTACTTCGCTATTGGTATCTATGGCTTGCTACGCTACTATGGCCATGATAAAAGCATTACTTACCCCTATATTCGCTCTATCCGTCCCAAAGTGATGGATATTGGGTTAGCAGAGTTTGAAGAGATTGTAAACTATTGTGCTGTTAAGGACAAGCTGAAATTAGCCTATGTTCGTGCAACCTTGGAGAATTGGCAGCCGTCAGAGGTTGAGCAGCTACGCCCGCCAATCTTTGGGATTGCTGGATTATTGACAGTATGA
- a CDS encoding DnaD domain protein, protein MKITEKELKQAIEFFKMPKTLYTNPNYSSLSTNAKTMYMLLFDRLKLSYKNNWIDEYGAIYQRYTVEQFMADLQCSRPTVIKIKKELSDYGLLEEVSGGKGKANILYLHHLESKNLTPTSKNSLHDQSKNLTPTSKNSLQTPVKKFNPINNNTIKTNISITANQEVAAGSGKNPIFEKLKEAFGEMAISGTITQEVEDLLKVHGEPLLMHALNETILNGGRSIRYTRSILERWQGQGLRTVEQVEQNKRDYKNKQSKTDDVPFDQLGRAEDLGF, encoded by the coding sequence GTGAAAATTACCGAAAAAGAATTAAAGCAAGCGATAGAATTCTTTAAAATGCCGAAAACATTATATACAAATCCAAACTACAGCAGTTTGAGCACAAATGCGAAAACTATGTATATGTTACTGTTTGATCGTTTGAAATTGTCCTATAAGAATAATTGGATTGATGAATACGGAGCAATTTATCAACGATATACAGTTGAACAATTTATGGCAGATTTACAATGCAGCCGCCCAACAGTTATCAAAATAAAAAAAGAATTATCTGATTATGGTTTACTTGAAGAAGTAAGCGGCGGCAAAGGGAAAGCGAACATCCTTTATCTCCATCATTTAGAGTCAAAAAATTTAACTCCAACCAGTAAAAATTCTTTACACGACCAGTCAAAAAATTTAACTCCAACCAGTAAAAATTCTTTACAAACACCAGTTAAAAAATTTAACCCTATCAATAATAATACTATCAAGACTAATATATCAATAACGGCTAATCAAGAAGTAGCAGCTGGCAGTGGCAAAAATCCAATTTTTGAAAAACTTAAAGAAGCATTTGGGGAAATGGCTATATCTGGAACAATTACCCAAGAAGTTGAAGACTTGCTAAAGGTACATGGCGAACCTTTACTAATGCATGCCTTGAATGAAACTATCCTAAACGGTGGTAGGTCTATCAGATATACGCGTTCTATTTTGGAGCGTTGGCAGGGTCAAGGTTTGCGAACTGTTGAGCAGGTAGAGCAAAACAAGCGAGATTATAAGAATAAACAATCCAAAACTGATGATGTGCCTTTTGACCAGTTAGGCAGGGCAGAAGATTTGGGCTTTTAG
- a CDS encoding ATP-binding protein, whose protein sequence is MQIGNFHHVTDKLCPRHQTYTWQSNDKVKAIDRKEPYYVEVCPVCVQEKIDKELTEITGEAVLNAELSQTYDLFERKSIITPKLQSASYKTFTVSGEIDKQAKDFGLWLNEYYFKNEGTGNAILQGRPGVGKSHLTLAIARKLNEDWKAIKKPKSVLFIPVNRLFQTIQASFNKSDGMSRDEMMKLLERVDYLFLDDLGKESTFGNHGNEASNWKQEFLYELLDMRGKTIINTNLNGEQLKKVYDPSLVSRIMDGVGKNIFVYPEHAEDRRKLPF, encoded by the coding sequence ATGCAGATTGGAAATTTTCACCATGTAACCGATAAATTATGCCCTAGACACCAGACCTATACTTGGCAATCAAATGATAAGGTGAAGGCAATAGACCGAAAAGAGCCATATTATGTTGAAGTTTGCCCTGTTTGTGTACAGGAGAAGATAGACAAGGAATTAACGGAGATAACAGGCGAGGCCGTCCTTAATGCTGAATTGTCTCAAACCTATGATCTATTTGAGAGAAAAAGCATTATCACCCCCAAGCTACAATCAGCCAGTTACAAAACGTTTACAGTAAGCGGCGAGATAGACAAACAGGCCAAAGACTTTGGTTTGTGGCTCAATGAGTATTATTTCAAAAACGAAGGCACAGGTAACGCCATTTTGCAGGGACGCCCAGGAGTAGGGAAAAGCCATCTGACGCTTGCTATTGCCCGAAAATTGAATGAGGATTGGAAAGCAATCAAGAAGCCTAAAAGCGTGCTATTTATACCCGTCAATCGCCTATTTCAGACTATCCAAGCTAGTTTTAACAAGTCCGATGGGATGAGCCGTGATGAGATGATGAAATTGTTGGAGCGTGTAGACTATCTTTTCCTTGATGATTTAGGGAAGGAATCCACCTTTGGAAACCATGGCAACGAGGCTAGCAATTGGAAACAAGAATTTTTGTACGAATTACTGGACATGAGAGGCAAGACTATTATCAATACAAACTTGAACGGCGAGCAACTGAAAAAGGTTTATGATCCGTCATTGGTTAGTCGTATCATGGACGGAGTAGGAAAAAATATCTTTGTCTATCCAGAACATGCTGAAGATAGGCGAAAATTGCCCTTCTAG
- a CDS encoding replication protein — MAGNENDSLTTKQVKFIDAMLTEPTIEKACEKAGVSRATGHKYLKVAAVKKTLRIKQDEMMDKTTQMLYLASSNAVSVLNDIMMDSKVNPFIRTQAAKAILEQSYKTHEIFGVVRQIEELRLEIEEVSKGNQRVTRI; from the coding sequence ATGGCAGGAAATGAAAATGATAGCCTTACAACTAAACAAGTAAAGTTTATAGATGCCATGCTTACCGAACCAACGATAGAAAAAGCTTGCGAAAAAGCAGGGGTATCTAGAGCAACAGGCCATAAGTATCTAAAGGTTGCAGCAGTTAAAAAAACGTTGAGGATAAAGCAAGATGAGATGATGGATAAAACAACTCAAATGCTATATCTAGCATCGTCTAATGCTGTTTCTGTACTCAATGATATCATGATGGATAGTAAGGTCAATCCATTTATAAGAACTCAAGCCGCAAAGGCTATACTTGAACAATCATATAAAACCCATGAAATTTTTGGGGTTGTAAGGCAGATTGAAGAATTGAGGTTAGAAATTGAGGAAGTATCTAAAGGAAATCAAAGAGTTACGAGAATTTAA
- the relB gene encoding type II toxin-antitoxin system RelB family antitoxin has protein sequence MSTVTIRLNQEEETFFKSYAQLTGQSLSSLFKKALERDIEDEYDLKIYKQAYAEYKADPETISHADFKKELGL, from the coding sequence ATGAGTACAGTAACTATCAGATTAAATCAAGAAGAAGAAACATTTTTCAAAAGCTATGCTCAATTAACAGGGCAAAGCCTTTCAAGTCTTTTCAAGAAAGCCCTAGAGCGTGATATTGAAGACGAGTATGATTTGAAAATCTATAAACAAGCCTATGCAGAGTATAAGGCAGATCCAGAGACAATTAGCCATGCTGATTTTAAGAAAGAGCTAGGCTTGTAA
- a CDS encoding type II toxin-antitoxin system RelE family toxin, with protein MYSIEYSKKAQKQIKKLDKQIQRLLFAWIDKHLEGTDNPRAHGKGLTGNHANEWRYRIGDYRFICDIQDDKMVILALEFGHRKDIY; from the coding sequence ATGTACAGTATAGAGTATTCTAAAAAGGCTCAAAAGCAGATTAAGAAACTAGATAAGCAGATACAGCGGTTGTTATTCGCTTGGATTGATAAACACTTAGAGGGGACAGACAATCCACGCGCCCATGGTAAAGGTTTAACAGGGAACCATGCTAACGAATGGCGTTACCGTATTGGTGATTATAGGTTTATATGTGATATTCAAGATGATAAAATGGTTATTCTAGCTCTTGAGTTTGGGCATAGGAAAGATATTTACTGA
- a CDS encoding IS1182 family transposase encodes MFHKENPDYNRRQVGFYTLEELVPKDHFLRQLEETVDFSVIYDLVEDSYSSDKGRPSLDPVMLVKIPLIQCFYGIRSMRQTIKDIEVNVAYRWFLGLSLDDKVPHFTTYGKNYSRRFAETEVITRIFEHVLNLCLTAGLVDTDEIFIDGTHIKAAANNHKYRRQEVEAQAKWMSEQLEKEIAQDRVTHEKKPLKPAAKGEANTKKMSTTDPDSGWFHKGEHKEVFAYAAQVACDKHGWALAYTVEAGNVHDSQAFPALFAKLEPFHPNYIIADSGYKTPSIAKCLLDQHITPVFPYTRPRGKKGMLRPNDFIYDEHYDVYLCPENQVLSYSTTNRSGYREYKSNPKTCATCPLLKSCTESKTKQKLVTRHIWKGYMEICEEIRHQRGMKERYQHRKETIERLFGTAKEYHNLRYTREIGKLKMRDKVGLTLACLNLKKLVKMRAGRSFYVALIYSFRLLFSKITQQTKRQTSLRASLSSV; translated from the coding sequence ATGTTTCACAAAGAAAATCCCGATTATAACCGTCGTCAAGTAGGCTTCTATACGCTTGAAGAGTTAGTTCCAAAGGACCACTTTCTGCGTCAGTTGGAGGAAACTGTCGACTTTTCTGTCATCTATGACTTGGTGGAGGATAGTTATTCCTCAGACAAGGGTCGTCCTAGCCTTGACCCTGTTATGCTGGTCAAAATCCCTCTGATTCAGTGCTTCTATGGCATTCGCTCCATGCGTCAGACCATCAAGGACATTGAGGTCAATGTTGCCTATCGTTGGTTTCTGGGCTTGAGTCTGGACGATAAGGTGCCTCATTTTACCACATACGGTAAAAACTACAGCCGTCGTTTCGCTGAAACAGAAGTGATCACGCGTATCTTCGAACATGTCCTCAATCTCTGTTTGACTGCTGGATTAGTGGATACAGATGAGATTTTCATCGACGGAACGCACATCAAAGCAGCTGCCAACAACCATAAATACAGACGACAAGAGGTAGAGGCTCAAGCTAAATGGATGAGTGAACAACTCGAAAAAGAAATCGCACAAGATCGGGTAACACATGAAAAAAAGCCCTTAAAGCCCGCCGCAAAAGGCGAGGCTAACACTAAAAAGATGTCCACGACTGACCCTGATAGTGGTTGGTTTCATAAGGGGGAGCATAAGGAGGTTTTCGCTTATGCAGCACAGGTGGCTTGCGACAAACACGGTTGGGCATTAGCCTATACTGTTGAAGCAGGCAATGTCCATGATAGTCAAGCTTTCCCTGCTCTTTTCGCAAAGCTAGAACCGTTTCACCCCAACTATATCATCGCTGACTCTGGTTATAAAACTCCCAGTATTGCCAAATGTCTACTGGATCAGCATATCACACCTGTCTTTCCCTACACCAGACCTCGTGGCAAGAAGGGCATGTTACGACCGAATGATTTCATTTATGACGAGCATTATGACGTCTACCTCTGCCCTGAAAACCAAGTCTTGTCTTACAGCACTACCAACCGTTCTGGCTATCGAGAATACAAGAGTAACCCTAAGACTTGTGCAACCTGTCCACTCCTAAAGAGTTGTACTGAAAGTAAGACCAAGCAGAAGCTAGTCACCAGACATATCTGGAAAGGTTACATGGAGATTTGTGAAGAGATTCGCCACCAAAGAGGGATGAAAGAGCGATATCAGCATCGTAAGGAGACGATAGAGCGACTCTTTGGGACGGCTAAAGAATACCATAATCTCCGCTATACAAGAGAAATTGGTAAGCTCAAAATGCGAGATAAGGTTGGGCTGACTTTGGCGTGCCTTAATCTCAAAAAACTGGTGAAAATGAGGGCAGGAAGGTCTTTTTATGTTGCCCTAATCTACTCTTTTAGACTACTTTTTTCAAAAATAACACAGCAAACAAAAAGACAAACTAGTTTAAGGGCTAGTTTGTCTTCGGTCTGA
- a CDS encoding DNA/RNA non-specific endonuclease, producing MKRTSKWLFAILALLTLHTSTLASKIYIPSPAVVYAEETEPIVSEDGTLLFTGQKQLLLGELDSLNRATSAHIQLQDKDEPKKKREPKIKYNPAGWHNFKFAYKDSKKKAWLMHRGHLIGYQFSGLTNEKRNLTPMTAWLNAGNFKGTDEKNQASMLYYETQLDNWLAIHPSYWLDYKVTPIYTEQELLPRQIKLQYVGLDENGQKVEIKVGGHESTDEHGITTVVLDNLSPNATIDYATGKATAVDRTKNVTETKNSEEQSVAPEQTLPEATSPETNQQEERTVYIARYGAAEVYWYSMEHMPKNTRRDRVISMTESEAIAQGKRHTSKE from the coding sequence ATGAAACGAACCTCTAAATGGCTCTTTGCCATACTAGCTTTATTGACCCTCCATACAAGTACCCTAGCAAGCAAGATTTATATCCCAAGTCCTGCTGTCGTTTATGCTGAGGAAACTGAGCCAATCGTCTCTGAAGACGGAACACTTTTGTTTACTGGCCAAAAACAGCTCCTTTTAGGTGAGCTGGACTCCCTCAATCGTGCCACTTCTGCACATATTCAGCTGCAAGACAAGGACGAACCTAAGAAAAAACGGGAGCCTAAAATTAAATATAATCCTGCAGGTTGGCATAATTTTAAATTTGCATACAAAGATAGCAAGAAAAAAGCCTGGCTCATGCATCGTGGACATTTAATTGGCTATCAATTTAGTGGATTGACCAATGAAAAACGTAACTTAACACCTATGACTGCTTGGCTGAATGCCGGAAATTTCAAGGGGACAGACGAAAAAAATCAAGCGAGCATGCTCTACTATGAAACCCAATTGGATAACTGGCTCGCCATTCACCCCAGCTACTGGCTTGATTATAAAGTTACCCCTATTTATACAGAGCAGGAATTGCTCCCACGCCAAATAAAATTGCAATATGTTGGACTCGATGAAAACGGGCAAAAGGTGGAAATCAAAGTAGGAGGTCATGAGAGCACTGATGAACACGGCATTACCACTGTCGTACTCGATAATCTTTCGCCAAATGCTACAATTGATTATGCCACAGGTAAAGCTACTGCCGTTGATAGGACTAAAAACGTTACCGAAACTAAAAATTCAGAAGAACAAAGCGTTGCTCCTGAACAAACCCTTCCTGAAGCTACTTCTCCAGAAACCAACCAGCAAGAAGAGCGAACAGTCTACATTGCTCGTTATGGTGCAGCAGAGGTCTATTGGTATAGTATGGAGCATATGCCGAAAAACACTCGCCGTGACCGAGTGATTTCCATGACTGAATCCGAAGCCATTGCCCAAGGAAAACGACATACAAGCAAAGAATAG